CGGCCCGAATAAACCGTGGACATGTGGGTCGCGAGGGTTAATGGGCTGAAACTGCAGCTTTCATCCCATGAGTATCGACAGCGAACCGCGTCCCAGCGGGCCGGGGGATCTCGCCGCGCTCGACAGGCGTATCGACGGTGACGTTGACGCCAGCGACGCGACGCGGGCCCTCTACGCGACGGACGCGAGCATCTACAGGGTAGAGCCCGCGGGGGTGGTCTGGCCGGCCAACCGCGACGACGTCCGCGAGATCGTTCGGTTTGCCCACGAAAACAACGTCAGCCTCACCGCCCGTGGCGCCGGTAGCAGCCTCACCGGCAACGCCATCGGCGAGGGGCTGGTGGTCGAGTGTACCCGATACCTCAACGAGATCGTGGCGGTCGACCCAGAGCGCGGGACCGCGACCGTCCAGCCAGGGGTCGTCCTGGACGACCTCAACGCGGCGCTCGCCGAACACGACCTGTACTTTCCGCCAGACCCCAGCACGTCGAGCACTTGCACGATCGGGGGGATGGTCGCCAACGACGCGGCCGGGCCCCACTCGGTTCGCCACGGTACGACCCGCGAGAACGTCGCCGCCGTCGAGTGCGTCCTCGCCGACGGGAGCCTCGCGACCTTCGAGCGCCGCTCGGGGCCGGCACTTGAGCGGGCACGAGACCGGGACGACCGTGTTGGCGACTTGTATCGGACAGTGCTGGATGCCCGGGCACAACTGGCCGAGGAGATCGACGAGCGGTATCCCGACGTCGAACGGAACTCCAGCGGGTACGACCTCCAGTCGGCCGCGGCACCCGACGGGTCGTGGGCGGACCTCTCGCAACTGCTCGTCGGCAGTGAAGGGACGCTGGGATTCATCGTCGAGGTGACGATCGAGGTGACCGAGCGACCGTCAGCGCGAGCGGCCGCCCTCTGTTTCTACGACGACGTCGTCGATGCCGCGGCTGCGGTCGTCCCGGCCCGGGCGGCCGAGGCGAGCGCCATCGAACTCGTCGACGACGCCGTCCTTGGTTACGCCCGTGACGCCTGGGGTATCGACCTCGTCCCGGAGGCGGCAGGCGCCGCGCTCCTGATAGAGGTAGAAGGCGAGCCGGCGGACCTGGAGGACCGGCTCGACGAGGCCGTCGCCGCGGCCACGACGGCGGACCTGGTCGGCGTCGAGCGGGCGACGTCGGACGAGAAACAGGACGTGCTGTGGAAGGTCCGCAAGGCGTCGAACCCGCTGTTGAATCGGCGTCCCGGCGACGAGCAGGCGCTATCGTTCGTCGAGGACGCCGCGGTGCCACCCGAGCGTCTCCCCGAATACCTCGAGCGCGTCGGAGACGTCCTCCGCGAGCACGACCTGGAGGCGAGCGTCTTCGGTCACGCTGGCCAGGGCGTACTCCACGTCAAGCCCTTCCTCGACCTCTCGACCGAAGCCGACCGGGAACGCCTGCAGGCGGTCTCGGAGACGGTCCACGAACTCGTGCTCGACCTGGGCGGCTGTGTCTCCGGCGAGCACGGCGACGGCCGATTGCGGTCCCAGTACCTCCCGCAGATGTACGGTGAGGATGTCTACGAGACTTTTTGCGCGATCAAGCGGGCTGCCGACCCCCGGGACGTGTTCAACCCAGCGAAGGTGGTTCCCAACGCCGAGGGAAATCTCGCTGGTGTCACGGAGGACCTCCGGTTCGAGGGCTACGACCCGCAGACGGTGGAGACGGCGCTGGACTTCTCGGCCGAGGGCGGGTTCGGCTCGCTTGTCGAACAGTGTAACGGCTGCTCGAAGTGTCGGTCGACCGGCGATGGCGTGATGTGTCCCTCCTACCGGGCCGCCGACACGGAGGTCACGAGCACCCGGGGTCGCGCTAACATGCTCCGGGGGGCCATCGACGGCGAGCTCGGCGAGGACGCGCTGACCAGCGATTGGTTCCAGGAGGAGGTATTGGACCGCTGTCTGGCTTGCAAGGCCTGCGAGACAGAGTGCCCCACCGGCGTCGACATGGCGAAGCTCAAGACCGAGGCGAAACACCGGCGCCATCAGGAGCGTGGGGTCCCACTGCGTTCGCGGCTGTTCGGTAACGTCAGGACGCTCAACCGGCTGGGCAGCGCGCTGGCACCGCTGGCCAACCGCCTCGCGACGTTCGGTCTAGGCCGTGTCGTGATGGAGAAGGTACTCGGCATCGACCGGCGGCGGTCCGTCCCCCGATTCGCCGCCGAGTCGTTCCCGGAGTGGGTCGCAGCACGCGAGCCCGCGGCCACTGCCGGCGAGTGCGGCCGGGTCGTCCTCTACCCGGACTGCTATACGGCCTACAACCACCCCCAGGTCGGCAAAGCGGCCGTCCGCCTCCTGGAGGGTCTCGGCTACGCCGTCGAGGTTCCCGCCGTGAACTGCTGTGGCCGGCCGGCCCTGTCCCAGGGCATGGTCGAGCGCGCGCGTGGCGACGCAGCCGAAACCGTCGACGTCCTCGCCGACTACGTCGACGATGGCGTTCCCGTGCTCGCAGTCGAGCCGTCCTGTGCCAGCGCGCTCGTCGAGTACGACGATCTGCTCGAAGAGACAGCCGGCGTTCCCGACGCGGCAGCGACGGTCTCGACGTTCCTCTACGACAGAGTGGTGACCGGCGACCTGGCGTTGCGCGAAGCCGTCGATGGCGAGCGCGTCGCGTTCCACGGCCACTGCCACGAGACCACCAAGGGCTGGGACCACGCACCGATCGCTCTGCTCCGCCAGGTTGGCTACGGGGTTGAACCGGTAGCGGCCACCTGCTGTGGCATGGCGGGCTCGTTCGGCTACGAGACCGAGCACTACGGCCTCTCGACGACGCTCGGCGCGGACCTCGTCGAGACTATCGAGGCCGGGGAGTCGGACGTGGTCGCCGCGACGGGCGCGTCCTGCAGACAGCAACTCGGGGACTTCGACGTCGATACTTATCATCCGGTCGAACTCCTCGCGGAGGTGGTCGTATGACCGACGATGTCCTCTACGGCGCGATCGACTGTCACGTCCACACGGCACCTGACCTCGTCGAGCGCTATCAGACGGACCTGGCGCTCGCTCGTGAGGCGATCCAGGCTGGCATGCGCGGCGTCGTCGTCAAGAGCCACGTCCTCCCGACCGTCGGACGGGTCGACCAGGTCAACGAGGCGCTCGGTGCGACGGTCCTCCACGGCGGTGTCGCGCTCAACGGAACCGTTGGCGGGCTGAACCCGGACGCCGTCGAGACCGCGCTCGAACTCGGTGCGCGGATCGTCTGGCTGCCGACGGCCTGGGCCGCCAACCACGCCAGCCAGGCGCGAGCGGCGGGCCGGTCGCGGTTCGTTGGCCAGCGGGTCCCCGGTTCCGACGAGGAGATCCGCGTCGCCCGCGACGGCGAGGTGACCGAGGCGACCCAGCGCGTCGTGAACCTGGTCGCCGAACACGACGCGACGCTCGGGACGGGTCACGCTAGTCCCGAAGAGATCGACGCCGTCGTCGAGGCCTGCGACGCCGCCGGCGTCAGGTGCCTGGTAAACCACCCCTGCTTCCGCCTCGTCGACCTGCCCCTGGAACGCCAAGTCGCCCTCGCCGAGCGCGGTGCCGTCATGGAGTACTGTGCGTACGCTGTCGAGAGCACGCCAGACCACTCCGTCGACCGCCTCGCGCGCGCCGTCAACCGGATCGGCCCGGAGCGGTGTCTGCTCGCCACCGACTACGGACAGGCTGAGAATGCGGCGGTGTCTGGCCTGGCCACGTTCGCGCGCGAGGTTCAGGAGGCAGGCGTCCCCCGCGAGGCGGTGCGGACGATGCTGACGGAGACGCCGGCTCGCGTCCTCGGACTATGAGGCGTAGTCTGTTGTTTACCCCATTTTAAACCCTCCATATTGTTGGAGTGAAGACTGATGCGGGGTCTCAGTCAACACCGTAGTTGTATGCCAGACTATCCCATCGTCAACGCACACCACCATATCGGCCACCCCGATGACGACCAGGACAGCGTTTTCCAGTGGAGCGAGAGCGTCGCCCAAATCATCGACACGATGGACGAGAATCGGGTCGACGCAAGCATGTTGATGCCCCTCGGCGGCGAGAATGACCGGAGCGTCACCGAAGTACACGACAGCATTTACGAGGCGAGCGAGGCCTATCCCGGCCGGATCTTCGGCATTACCGCGCCCAATGCCCACCTCGGGCGCGAGTTCGTCCACGAGGAGATCACCCGGTGTGTGGAGGAACTGGACTTCAAGTACGCCAAGCTCCACACGCTGGCCTGGGGCGTCGACCCCACCTCCGACGTGGCCTACGACTTCTACGACGCCTGCGTCGAGAACGATATCCCCGTCATGATCCACACCGGTCCCCACGGGATGCCCTTCTCCGTGCCCGGGATGCTCATCCCGGTGGCCGAGGACTACCCGGAGCTCGACATCGTGATGGCCCACATGGGCGGTGCCTACACGCTCACCCAGGAGGCGATCATCCTGGCGAAACGCTATGAGAACTTCTATTTGGACACGACCCTGGCGCTGAACATGTACGTCCGGCGGGCGATGGAAGAGGTCGGCGCCGACCGCCTGCTGATGGCCGCCGAGCACTCCTCGAACATCCCGGTCGCCCTGACGAAGATCGACTGCATCGGGGCCAGTGAGGACCAGAAGCGCCAGATCCTCGGCGGGAACGCCATCGACCTGTACGACCTCGACGTGGCCGTCCAGGACTGGGAAGAGAAAGAGGTCTCCGCCGCCGACTGAGGACGACCCGTGAGCACCGCCCGCGCCGTTGCGTTCGCGATGGACGCCACGCTGGCCGACGCGCCACCAGCAGTCGGGTGCCACGTCCGACGGCGCGTCCTCGACACGCTCGCGGCGACAGTCGCGGGATTCCGCACGCCTGGTATCGACGTCACCCTGGCGTACGTCCGCGACAGACTCGACGGCGGGGAGGCGACACTCCTCGACCGAACGGGCACACGCCGCTCTCTCGAGGGGGCGGTACTGGCCAACGCCACCGCGGCGAATACGCTGGACATCGACGACGGCCACCGGGCGGTCAAGGGCCACCCGGCGGCAGTCGTCGTTCCCGCCGCACTGGCGGCCGCGGAGGCGGCGGACGCCACCGTGGGCGAGTTCCTCGACGCCGTCTTCGTCGGATACGAACTCGGCGTTCGCGCCGGGCTGGCGATCCACGCGACCGACGGCGTCTACACCGGCACCGGGTCGTGGGGCGGCGTGGGTGCGGCCGCCGCCGTGGGACGACTCCGCGGCCTCGACCGGTCAGTCTTCGCGGATGCCCTCTCGGTCGCCGAGTACCACGGCCCGCGCACGCCGATTATGCGAGGCGTCGAGCGACCGGGCATGACAAAAGACGGCGTCGGCTGGGGCGCCTATAGCGGGACGGCCGCAGCGCTGCTCGCTAAGCGAGGGTTCACCGGGTCGGGGACGGTCTTCGACGAGACCGACGTCACCGTTTTGGCGGACCTCGGCGAACGCTACCAGGTCACGCGAGGGTACCTGAAACCGTATCCCTGCTGTCGGTGGGCCCATCCCGGTCTCGACGCCGTCCTGGCGCTCCGGGCGGAGCACGACCTGGCACCGGACCACGTCGAGACGATACGCGTATTCACCTTCGAGGAGGCCACGCACCTGCAGACGCGCCACCCGGAGACCGTCGAGGAAGCCGAGTACTCCTATCCCTACCCGGTCGCCGTAGCGATGGCCCGCGGCGAGTTCACGACAGCGGCCCTGGGCGAAGCGATGCGGACGGACCTGACGGTTCGCCGGCTGGCCGATGCCGTCGAACTCGCCGTGGACCCCGACCTCGACGCGGCGTTCCCGGCGTCGTGTCTGGCGCGTGCCGAGATAGAGACCGGCGCCGAAACCGTCGCCTCAGACGAGGCCGTCCAGCCGCGAGGTGCCCGGGAACGGCCCCTCGACCCCGACGCCTTCGAGCGTAAGCTCCGGACGCTGTTCGAGCCGACGCTCGATGGGGCTGATGTCGAGGCATTCGAGGCCGCCGTCGAGGACCCGGGGGTATCGGTCGAGAAGTTGCTGACGAAGTTGCACGGTTGAGGGCCGGCGGGTCCCGTTCTCTGGGACCCACCGGAGCGAGGTGGTGTTTTATGTACCCCAC
The nucleotide sequence above comes from Halosolutus halophilus. Encoded proteins:
- a CDS encoding FAD-binding and (Fe-S)-binding domain-containing protein; protein product: MSIDSEPRPSGPGDLAALDRRIDGDVDASDATRALYATDASIYRVEPAGVVWPANRDDVREIVRFAHENNVSLTARGAGSSLTGNAIGEGLVVECTRYLNEIVAVDPERGTATVQPGVVLDDLNAALAEHDLYFPPDPSTSSTCTIGGMVANDAAGPHSVRHGTTRENVAAVECVLADGSLATFERRSGPALERARDRDDRVGDLYRTVLDARAQLAEEIDERYPDVERNSSGYDLQSAAAPDGSWADLSQLLVGSEGTLGFIVEVTIEVTERPSARAAALCFYDDVVDAAAAVVPARAAEASAIELVDDAVLGYARDAWGIDLVPEAAGAALLIEVEGEPADLEDRLDEAVAAATTADLVGVERATSDEKQDVLWKVRKASNPLLNRRPGDEQALSFVEDAAVPPERLPEYLERVGDVLREHDLEASVFGHAGQGVLHVKPFLDLSTEADRERLQAVSETVHELVLDLGGCVSGEHGDGRLRSQYLPQMYGEDVYETFCAIKRAADPRDVFNPAKVVPNAEGNLAGVTEDLRFEGYDPQTVETALDFSAEGGFGSLVEQCNGCSKCRSTGDGVMCPSYRAADTEVTSTRGRANMLRGAIDGELGEDALTSDWFQEEVLDRCLACKACETECPTGVDMAKLKTEAKHRRHQERGVPLRSRLFGNVRTLNRLGSALAPLANRLATFGLGRVVMEKVLGIDRRRSVPRFAAESFPEWVAAREPAATAGECGRVVLYPDCYTAYNHPQVGKAAVRLLEGLGYAVEVPAVNCCGRPALSQGMVERARGDAAETVDVLADYVDDGVPVLAVEPSCASALVEYDDLLEETAGVPDAAATVSTFLYDRVVTGDLALREAVDGERVAFHGHCHETTKGWDHAPIALLRQVGYGVEPVAATCCGMAGSFGYETEHYGLSTTLGADLVETIEAGESDVVAATGASCRQQLGDFDVDTYHPVELLAEVVV
- a CDS encoding amidohydrolase; the encoded protein is MTDDVLYGAIDCHVHTAPDLVERYQTDLALAREAIQAGMRGVVVKSHVLPTVGRVDQVNEALGATVLHGGVALNGTVGGLNPDAVETALELGARIVWLPTAWAANHASQARAAGRSRFVGQRVPGSDEEIRVARDGEVTEATQRVVNLVAEHDATLGTGHASPEEIDAVVEACDAAGVRCLVNHPCFRLVDLPLERQVALAERGAVMEYCAYAVESTPDHSVDRLARAVNRIGPERCLLATDYGQAENAAVSGLATFAREVQEAGVPREAVRTMLTETPARVLGL
- a CDS encoding amidohydrolase family protein, which gives rise to MPDYPIVNAHHHIGHPDDDQDSVFQWSESVAQIIDTMDENRVDASMLMPLGGENDRSVTEVHDSIYEASEAYPGRIFGITAPNAHLGREFVHEEITRCVEELDFKYAKLHTLAWGVDPTSDVAYDFYDACVENDIPVMIHTGPHGMPFSVPGMLIPVAEDYPELDIVMAHMGGAYTLTQEAIILAKRYENFYLDTTLALNMYVRRAMEEVGADRLLMAAEHSSNIPVALTKIDCIGASEDQKRQILGGNAIDLYDLDVAVQDWEEKEVSAAD
- a CDS encoding MmgE/PrpD family protein, which encodes MSTARAVAFAMDATLADAPPAVGCHVRRRVLDTLAATVAGFRTPGIDVTLAYVRDRLDGGEATLLDRTGTRRSLEGAVLANATAANTLDIDDGHRAVKGHPAAVVVPAALAAAEAADATVGEFLDAVFVGYELGVRAGLAIHATDGVYTGTGSWGGVGAAAAVGRLRGLDRSVFADALSVAEYHGPRTPIMRGVERPGMTKDGVGWGAYSGTAAALLAKRGFTGSGTVFDETDVTVLADLGERYQVTRGYLKPYPCCRWAHPGLDAVLALRAEHDLAPDHVETIRVFTFEEATHLQTRHPETVEEAEYSYPYPVAVAMARGEFTTAALGEAMRTDLTVRRLADAVELAVDPDLDAAFPASCLARAEIETGAETVASDEAVQPRGARERPLDPDAFERKLRTLFEPTLDGADVEAFEAAVEDPGVSVEKLLTKLHG